A portion of the Rhinopithecus roxellana isolate Shanxi Qingling chromosome 19, ASM756505v1, whole genome shotgun sequence genome contains these proteins:
- the SCRN2 gene encoding secernin-2 isoform X1 has product MASSSPDSPCSCDCFVSVPPASAIPAVIFAKNSDRPRDEVQEVVFVPAGSHTPGSRLQCTYIEVEQVSKTHAVILSRPSWLWGAEMGANEHGVCIGNEAVWTKEPVGEGEALLGMDLLRLALERSSSAQEALHVITGLLERYGQGGSCLEDPVPFSYHSTFLLADRTEAWVLETAGRLWAAQRIQEGARNISNQLSIGTDISVQHPELRTHAQAKGWWDGQGAFDFAQVFSLTQQPVRMEAAKARFQAGQELLRQWQGGITAEVMMGILRDKESGICMDSEGFRTTASMVSVLPQDPTQPCVHFLTATPDPSRSVFKPFIFGVGVAQAPQVLSPTFGAQDPVRTLPRFQTWVDRRHTLYCGHQAALELMESDQDRGQQLQQKQRDLEQEGLKATHGLLASEWAPPLQELGSLFQAFVKRESQAYA; this is encoded by the exons ATGGCGTCGTCGAGCCCTGACTCTCCATGTTCCTGCGACTGCTTTGTCTCCGTGCCCCCGGCCTCAGCCATCCCAGCTGTGATCTTTGCCAAGAACTCGGACCGACCCCGGGACGAGGTGCAGGAGGTGGTGTTTGTCCCCGCAGGCTCTCACACTCCTGGGAGCCGGCTCCAG TGCACATACATTGAAGTGGAACAGGTGTCGAAGACGCACGCTGTGATTCTGAGCCGTCCTTCTTGGCTATGGGGGGCTGAGATGGGCGCCAACGAGCATGGTGTCTGCATTGGCAACGAGGCTGTGTGGACGAAGGAGCCAGTTGGGGAGGGGGAAGCCCTGCTGGGCATGGACCTGCTCAG GCTGGCTTTGGAACGGAGCAGCTCTGCCCAGGAGGCCTTGCATGTGATCACAGGCTTACTGGAGCGCTATGGGCAGGGGGGCAGCTGCCTGGAGGACCCTGTGCCATTCTCCTACCATAGCACCTTCCTGCTGGCTGACCGCACTGAGGCATGGGTGCTGGAGACAGCTGGGAGGCTCTGGGCTGCACAGAGGATCCAGG AGGGGGCCCGCAACATCTCCAACCAGCTGAGCATTGGCACGGACATCTCGGTCCAACATCCGGAGCTGCGGACTCATGCCCAGGCCAAGGGCTGGTGGGATGGGCAGGGTGCCTTTGACTTTGCTCAGGTCTTCTCCCTGACCCAGCAGCCTGTGCGAATGGAGGCTGCCAAGGCCCGCTTCCAGGCAGGGCAGGAGCTGCTGCGGCAATGGCAAG GGGGCATCACAGCAGAGGTGATGATGGGCATCCTCAGGGACAAGGAGAGTGGTATCTGCATGGACTCGGAAGGCTTTCGCACCACAGCCAGCATGGTGTCTGTCCTGCCCCAGGATCCCACACAGCCCTGCGTGCACTTTCTTACCGCCACGCCAGACCCATCCAG GTCTGTGTTCAAACCTTTCAtctttggggtgggggtggcccAGGCCCCCCAGGTGCTGTCCCCCACTTTTGGAGCACAGGACCCTGTTCGGACCCTGCCCCGATTCCAGACTTGGGTAGATCGCCGGCACACCCTCTATTGTGGACACCAGGCAGCCCTGGAGCTGATGGAGAGTGATCAG GATCGAGGGCAGCAGCTCCAGCAGAAACAGCGGGATTTGGAGCAGGAAGGCCTCAAGGCCACACACGGGCTGCTGGCCAGTGAGTGGGCCCCACCCCTCCAGGAGCTGGGCAGCCTCTTCCAGGCCTTCGTGAAGAGGGAGAGCCAGGCTTATGCATAA
- the SCRN2 gene encoding secernin-2 isoform X2, translating into MERPASPQMASSSPDSPCSCDCFVSVPPASAIPAVIFAKNSDRPRDEVQEVVFVPAGSHTPGSRLQCTYIEVEQVSKTHAVILSRPSWLWGAEMGANEHGVCIGNEAVWTKEPVGEGEALLGMDLLRLALERSSSAQEALHVITGLLERYGQGGSCLEDPVPFSYHSTFLLADRTEAWVLETAGRLWAAQRIQEGARNISNQLSIGTDISVQHPELRTHAQAKGWWDGQGAFDFAQVFSLTQQPVRMEAAKARFQAGQELLRQWQGGITAEVMMGILRDKESGICMDSEGFRTTASMVSVLPQDPTQPCVHFLTATPDPSRSVFKPFIFGVGVAQAPQVLSPTFGAQDPVRTLPRFQTWVDRRHTLYCGHQAALELMESDQDRGQQLQQKQRDLEQEGLKATHGLLASEWAPPLQELGSLFQAFVKRESQAYA; encoded by the exons ATGGAGAGGCCCGCCTCTCCCCAGATGGCGTCGTCGAGCCCTGACTCTCCATGTTCCTGCGACTGCTTTGTCTCCGTGCCCCCGGCCTCAGCCATCCCAGCTGTGATCTTTGCCAAGAACTCGGACCGACCCCGGGACGAGGTGCAGGAGGTGGTGTTTGTCCCCGCAGGCTCTCACACTCCTGGGAGCCGGCTCCAG TGCACATACATTGAAGTGGAACAGGTGTCGAAGACGCACGCTGTGATTCTGAGCCGTCCTTCTTGGCTATGGGGGGCTGAGATGGGCGCCAACGAGCATGGTGTCTGCATTGGCAACGAGGCTGTGTGGACGAAGGAGCCAGTTGGGGAGGGGGAAGCCCTGCTGGGCATGGACCTGCTCAG GCTGGCTTTGGAACGGAGCAGCTCTGCCCAGGAGGCCTTGCATGTGATCACAGGCTTACTGGAGCGCTATGGGCAGGGGGGCAGCTGCCTGGAGGACCCTGTGCCATTCTCCTACCATAGCACCTTCCTGCTGGCTGACCGCACTGAGGCATGGGTGCTGGAGACAGCTGGGAGGCTCTGGGCTGCACAGAGGATCCAGG AGGGGGCCCGCAACATCTCCAACCAGCTGAGCATTGGCACGGACATCTCGGTCCAACATCCGGAGCTGCGGACTCATGCCCAGGCCAAGGGCTGGTGGGATGGGCAGGGTGCCTTTGACTTTGCTCAGGTCTTCTCCCTGACCCAGCAGCCTGTGCGAATGGAGGCTGCCAAGGCCCGCTTCCAGGCAGGGCAGGAGCTGCTGCGGCAATGGCAAG GGGGCATCACAGCAGAGGTGATGATGGGCATCCTCAGGGACAAGGAGAGTGGTATCTGCATGGACTCGGAAGGCTTTCGCACCACAGCCAGCATGGTGTCTGTCCTGCCCCAGGATCCCACACAGCCCTGCGTGCACTTTCTTACCGCCACGCCAGACCCATCCAG GTCTGTGTTCAAACCTTTCAtctttggggtgggggtggcccAGGCCCCCCAGGTGCTGTCCCCCACTTTTGGAGCACAGGACCCTGTTCGGACCCTGCCCCGATTCCAGACTTGGGTAGATCGCCGGCACACCCTCTATTGTGGACACCAGGCAGCCCTGGAGCTGATGGAGAGTGATCAG GATCGAGGGCAGCAGCTCCAGCAGAAACAGCGGGATTTGGAGCAGGAAGGCCTCAAGGCCACACACGGGCTGCTGGCCAGTGAGTGGGCCCCACCCCTCCAGGAGCTGGGCAGCCTCTTCCAGGCCTTCGTGAAGAGGGAGAGCCAGGCTTATGCATAA
- the SP6 gene encoding transcription factor Sp6, with product MLTAVCGSLGSQHTEAPHASPPRLDLQPLQTYQGHTSPEAGDYPSPLQPGELQSLPLGPEVDFSQGYELPGASSRVTCEDLESDSPLAPGPFSKLLQPDMSHHYESWFRPTHPGAEDGSWWDLHPGTSWMDLPHTQGALTSPGHPGALQAGLGGYVGDHQLCAPPPHPHPHHLLPAAGGQHLLGPPDGAKALEAAAPESQGLDSSLDGAARPKGSRRSVPRSSGQTVCRCPNCLEAERLGAPCGPDGGKKKHLHNCHIPGCGKAYAKTSHLKAHLRWHSGDRPFVCNWLFCGKRFTRSDELQRHLQTHTGTKKFPCAVCSRVFMRSDHLAKHMKTHEGAKEEAAGAAPGEGKAGGAVEPPGSKGKREAEGSAAPSN from the coding sequence ATGCTAACCGCTGTCTGCGGCTCTCTGGGCAGCCAGCACACGGAAGCGCCGCACGCCTCCCCGCCGCGCCTCGACCTGCAGCCTCTCCAGACTTACCAGGGCCACACGAGCCCTGAGGCCGGGGACTACCCCTCCCCGCTGCAGCCTGGAGAGCTGCAGAGCCTCCCGCTGGGCCCGGAGGTGGACTTCTCGCAGGGCTATGAGCTGCCAGGGGCCTCCTCGCGGGTAACCTGCGAGGATCTGGAAAGCGACAGTCCGTTGGCCCCAGGCCCCTTTTCCAAGCTCCTGCAGCCGGACATGTCACACCATTATGAATCGTGGTTCAGGCCGACTCACCCAGGCGCGGAGGACGGCTCGTGGTGGGACCTTCATCCGGGCACCAGCTGGATGGACCTCCCCCACACTCAGGGCGCGCTGACCTCACCTGGCCACCCGGGGGCGCTTCAGGCGGGCTTGGGGGGCTACGTCGGAGACCACCAGCTTTGTGCCCCGCCACCCCACCCGCATCCGCACCACCTCCTTCCAGCTGCCGGAGGGCAGCATCTCCTAGGGCCGCCCGACGGGGCTAAGGCCTTGGAAGCAGCCGCCCCGGAGTCTCAAGGGctggattccagcctggacgGGGCGGCGCGTCCCAAGGGCTCCCGGCGGTCGGTGCCCCGCAGCTCAGGCCAGACCGTCTGTCGCTGCCCCAACTGTCTGGAGGCGGAGCGACTGGGGGCTCCGTGTGGGCCCGATGGGGGCAAGAAGAAGCATTTGCACAATTGCCACATCCCAGGCTGCGGGAAAGCCTACGCCAAGACGTCGCACCTGAAGGCGCACCTGCGCTGGCACAGCGGCGACCGTCCCTTCGTGTGCAACTGGCTCTTCTGCGGCAAGCGCTTCACGCGCTCGGACGAGTTGCAGCGCCACCTCCAGACCCACACCGGCACCAAGAAGTTCCCCTGTGCAGTCTGCAGCCGCGTCTTCATGCGCAGCGACCACCTGGCCAAGCACATGAAAACCCACGAGGGCGCCAAGGAGGAGGCGGCCGGGGCGGCCCCGGGAGAGGGCAAGGCCGGCGGCGCAGTGGAGCCCCCCGGGAGCAAGGGCAAACGCGAGGCCGAGGGCAGCGCGGCTCCCTCCAACTGA